One Aegilops tauschii subsp. strangulata cultivar AL8/78 chromosome 7, Aet v6.0, whole genome shotgun sequence genomic window carries:
- the LOC109771684 gene encoding L-gulonolactone oxidase 2-like, giving the protein MWALKKKTAFECHEIWETVNPSANVTYPRTEQELVAAVAAAKRKVKVATKHSHSVPKLACPGGRDGTIISTAWLNRTVRVDAEKRLMTVESGMLLRDLIESATAAGLSLPHSPYWYGLTIGGLLATGAHGSSLWGKGGVVHEYVVGLRIVTPAPASQGFAMVRELGAHHPDLDAAKVSIGVLGVISQVATWGRLHEFADMLWLPQQGKVIYRRDDRVDVSVGQRSISKKLPTITQDLSRRSIATSGESVSTYPRRLKTETLYQRG; this is encoded by the exons ATGTGGGCGTTGAAGAAGAAGACAGCCTTCGAGTGCCACGAAATTTGGGAGACCGTCAACCCCAGTG CAAACGTCACCTACCCGCGGACCGAGCAGGAGCTCGTCGCGGCCGTGGCGGCCGCGAAACGGAAGGTGAAAGTGGCCACCAAGCACTCACACAGCGTCCCCAAGCTCGCGTGCCCCGGCGGCCGCGACGGCACGATCATAAGCACCGCGTGGCTCAACCGGACGGTGCGTGTCGACGCCGAGAAGCGGCTCATGACGGTGGAGAGCGGCATGCTACTTCGGGACCTCATCGAGTCCGCCACCGCCGCGGGCCTGTCCCTGCCGCATTCACCGTACTGGTACGGCCTGACCATCGGTGGGCTCCTCGCGACGGGCGCGCACGGGAGCTCGTTGTGGGGCAAGGGAGGTGTTGTTCACGAGTACGTGGTCGGGCTGAGGATCGTGACGCCGGCGCCGGCCAGCCAGGGGTTCGCCATGGTGAGGGAGCTTGGCGCCCATCACCCGGACCTGGACGCCGCCAAGGTCTCCATTGGCGTCCTGGGCGTCATCTCTCAG GTGGCCACGTGGGGCCGCCTCCACGAGTTCGCCGACATGTTATGGCTGCCGCAGCAGGGCAAGGTCATCTACCGCCGGGACGACCGCGTCGACGTCTCTGTTGGacaacgtagtatttcaaaaaagttgcctacgatcacgcaagatttatctaggagaagcatagcaacaagcggggagagtgtgtccacgtaccctcgtagattgAAAACGGAaacgttatatcaacgcggttga